Genomic DNA from Indicator indicator isolate 239-I01 chromosome 39, UM_Iind_1.1, whole genome shotgun sequence:
GGGCTGCAAGGTaccggggctggggctggggtgacCCTGAGCCTCCCCCCACAAGTGCATTTTGGGGGGCACCCAAGTGACACCTCCTACCCCACCCCTACAGGGCTTCTTCCGCCGCAGCATCCAGCAGAACATTCAATACAAGAAGTGCCTCAAGAACGAGAACTGCTCCATAGTCCGCATCAACCGCAACCGCTGCCAGCAGTGCCGCTTCAAGAAGTGCCTGCTGGTTGGCATGTCCCGCGACGGTGAGCTTGGCCATGCACCCCCAGAACCAGGAAACACCCCTTCAGCGCTCTGCAACCCCTCAGGGGGTGTGATcctgtgctcagctcccctgccaTAGGTCCCCTGCCACACTCAAAACTCTGATGTCCCCTCCTGGGATAGGTGCCCCTCATGCTCAGGGCTCTTTGGGCCCTTTCAGGATTGGTTCCTCAGTGCTCAGGGATCTTTTTCCCATCCAGGACTGTGTCCCCCCCTGCTGCTCATGGCTCATTGTCCCCTCCTGGGATGAACCTCCCCCATGTTCAGAGCTCTTTGTTCCCTCCCGGGATGGATCCCATGATGTTGAAGGCATTTTGTCCCCTCTAGGTCTGGGTCCCCTCCAGGTCTGGGTCCCCTCCGTGCTCTTTGTCCCCTCCCGGGACGCGGTCTCACCGTGCTCAGGGCTGTAAATCCCCTCCCAGCAGGGGTCGTAGGGATGCAGCCACGTTCCTTGCAGGACTGGAGGGTGGGTGGGGGGCTGTCAGCGTGTCCCCAGTCTCTCACTAACAGCAGTGTCCCCACAGCGGTGCGCTTTGGGCGCATCCCCAAGCGGGAGAAGCAGCGAATGCTGGCGGAGATGCAGAGCGCCATGAGCATGGGCAGCGTCCCCCCGGCCATGCCCAGCCCCGGCGAGGGTCCAGCACCGGGCGGGGGCCGCGCACCGCCACCGCCCCCCGGCCCCCCACCGCTCGCCCCCGCTGCCTGCTTCTCGCAGTTCCCCCAGCAGCTGACACCCCCCCGCTCGCCCAGCCCTGGGGGGGCCACCGAGGACGTCATCGCGCAGGTGGCCAAGGCACACAAGGAGATCTTCGTCTACGCGCACGACAAGCTGGGACCCCCCCCGGCCTGCGACGGCGGCCTCCTGCGATGGGACGCGACCCCTGCGTGGACCCCCGGCCCCCCTGAACCCCGGCTCTGCCCCCCCGCCTACCCCGAGCCCCCGGTGCGGGGCTGCCCCTGGCCCCGCGGCACCAAGGACGTCCTGCCGGTGAGCGCCCGGGGGCCTCCCGCTCCCCGTTCCTGGCTATTTTTAGCCGCTAATCGCAGTAATCGCCTTGGCCGTGCCGCGGTGGCTGGGCCGGGGGAGTCCCGCGGTGCTCGGCTGAGCTGTGCCATCGCCCGCAGGCCTGCCCCATGAACAGCCACTTGCCCGGCCGCAGCGGGCGCTCGGTGCAGGAGATCTGGGAGgatttctccctcagcttcaccCCTGCCGTCCGAGAGGTCGTCGAGTTCGCCAAGCACATTCCCGGCTTCCAGGCCCTCTCCCAGCACGACCAGGTCACCCTGCTCAAGGCTGGCACCTTCGAGGTATGTCCTGGGGCAGCAAAGGCTCAATAGAGGGCACGGTGCCACCGCAGCCCAGCATGGTGCCCCACGGACCGGCACAAAATCCCATGGCATTGCCTGGTGCCCCATGCATCAATGTGGAGCTTTACAACGCTGCATGACTCCTGGCTCCTGGCATGGAGCCCCAGAGCATGGGCACGGTGCCCCTTCAGCACTGCACACTTCCTTGTGGTGTTGCACAGTGCCCCAGAGCACAACACGGAGCCCCGTGGGCATTGTACAGTGACCAGCAACACTGCGTAATGCCCTACAGCCTGGCATAGTGCCCCATGGTCTGAGATCTGACATCAAGCCCCATGGCATTGCACAGTGACCCATGGCATGGAGCTGTGGCACAGAATGTGGCATTGCAGtgtcccacagcagaggagccATGGCAAGGAGAATGGCATTGCAGGGCACTCCATGGCTCAGCACTGTGCCCCGTGGCACAACATAGAAGCCCACAGGATTGCAGGATGCCCCTCATGGCAGGGTGCCCTTTGGCATCACACAGAAGAGCTTGGCGTGGCACAGTGGCCAACAGCGTTGCAGGATGCCCCCCATGGCACAGTGCCCCTTGGCTTTGCATGGGAGCTCAGCATTGCAGCATGCCTCCCATGGTCCGGTGCCCCTCGGGATGGCACTGATGCCACCTGTGCCACAGGTGCTGATGGTTCGCTTCGCTTCGCTCTTCGACGTGAAGGAGCAGACAGTGACCTTCATGAGCAGGACGAAGTAcagcctggaggagctgtggggcATGGGCATGGGCGACCTGCTCAGCTCCATGTTCGAGTTCAGCGAGAAGCTCAGCGCCCTGCAGCTCAGCGACGAGGAGCTTGGGCTCTTCACCGCCGTCGTGCTGGTGTCGGCAGGTGGGAGTCGGGGCTGGGGTGGAGACTGGGGGGTGGAGATTGGGGGGGATGTGGAGACTGGGGGTGGAGCTCGGGGCTGATGTGGGGACTGGCGCcgctgaggagcagaggctgattttggggggtgggtgggttaCGATCTGCCTGCTGATGCCCTCCCCGCCCCGTGCCCGCAGACCGCTCGGGGATGGAGGACACGGCGtctgtggagcagctgcaggagaccCTGATCCGTGCCCTGCGGGCGCTGGTGCTGAAAACTCACCCGGCCGAGACCTCCAGGttcaccaagctgctgctgaagctgccgGACCTGCGCACCCTCAACAACCTCCACTCCGAGAAGTTGCTCTCCTTCCGCATCGACGCCCAGTAGGGCCCCCACGGACCCCAGCCGCCCGCCCCCCGCGAACCCCGCACCCACCGCCACCCCTGTACATAGCACCGCGGGCGGGGAGGGGGAtacacaccaccacccccccaaaatcCAAGGGACAGCACGAACCCCACGGTGCCCACCAGACTCCTGGAGTGGGGGGGAATGATAGGGGGGACTGCACGCCCCCCCTAAAGTGGGCACTGAGATGCCAGGACCTCCCTTCCCAAGTTGGGTGCCAGCCCCATGGCTCCgctggcagtgccctggctGCTCCGTCTCTCCCTTGCCCCCGGCCCCCGGCTCCGGCAGCCAGCAGAGGAAGGCGAGAGGCCggctccagcccagctgggggtggggtgtgaTGGGTGGGGGTGGATGTGTGGGGGGGCTGGGGGccggatgatgatgatgattatttttttttcatcatataTTTATTACATAAATATATAGTAAAATAGACCAGCAACAATTAccataaaaatatctttttttaaaatcctgACCAAAACACAAAAGGGTTGAAATTCGCACGTCACAGACTTGTGATTGTCACGGAGCTcagcgccccccccccccccccccccccccccccccccaaccccctcccgccctccttcccctcctcccccagccccctcctcacACCGCCCCCTCCCCATCCCGCGCCCTACATTCAGCGACGCCGGCCGCGGACATCTCCCCGCCCCCTTTACCTCCTCCATCCCCCCTCCCATCCCCACCCCTTTGCCccaaccaccaccccacccccccgcgGCACCATGCATAGTCGGGGGGACCCCGCGCCAGGCCGTGCCAGGGCGTgccaagctgtgccagctgggctcGACGCGGCCCCAAGCAGGGGCAGCTCCGGGAGCCATGAGGTATGTGcttggggggggaagaggggggagtgggggggggagggatgtGGGGTTGGGGGACACGGGGGTGGCCCGGGGGAGGTGGCAGAGAGCGGGGGAGGGGGGCACCGGCTGTGCCCTCTCTAGGTGAAGCTGGGGCCGATGCTGGACGTGCGATGGTGACGCAAGACAGGAGGGCACGGCCCAGGGGGCACAGGGCAGTGTGAGGGCAAGGGGGTGCTGGCCATGGGGCAGGGGGACAGGGCCTATGCCCCCCCGGGATGAGCCACCCCAGGGCATCGTGCTGCCAGCTGGGGGGGCACATGCCCTGGCTacagaggggggagggggtcaCGTTTGCTGCTTGAGACACATCCTGCAACAGCTCTGCCCTGATgggtgggcagggggtgggcagcACCTGGCACCACGGATTGTGCCTGGGGATACAGGGGCATGGCCACAGCACCAGTGCTGCGCTACCGTGCGTGGCCATGGCACCATCACTGCTTGGCCATGGCACTGGCACAGCA
This window encodes:
- the NR1D1 gene encoding nuclear receptor subfamily 1 group D member 1, whose product is MAAPETGSTGGVISYVGSSGTSPNRTSPVSLCSDSSNSSSQSGSQPFPTYFPPSPTGSLQDSRAYGGGSLAPHEDASPSSSASSSSSSYGSSVNFPGVQQVPADERRRSSPSKAGSTVTKLNGMVLLCKVCGDVASGFHYGVHACEGCKGFFRRSIQQNIQYKKCLKNENCSIVRINRNRCQQCRFKKCLLVGMSRDAVRFGRIPKREKQRMLAEMQSAMSMGSVPPAMPSPGEGPAPGGGRAPPPPPGPPPLAPAACFSQFPQQLTPPRSPSPGGATEDVIAQVAKAHKEIFVYAHDKLGPPPACDGGLLRWDATPAWTPGPPEPRLCPPAYPEPPVRGCPWPRGTKDVLPACPMNSHLPGRSGRSVQEIWEDFSLSFTPAVREVVEFAKHIPGFQALSQHDQVTLLKAGTFEVLMVRFASLFDVKEQTVTFMSRTKYSLEELWGMGMGDLLSSMFEFSEKLSALQLSDEELGLFTAVVLVSADRSGMEDTASVEQLQETLIRALRALVLKTHPAETSRFTKLLLKLPDLRTLNNLHSEKLLSFRIDAQ